A genome region from Rhinopithecus roxellana isolate Shanxi Qingling chromosome 10, ASM756505v1, whole genome shotgun sequence includes the following:
- the LOC104657702 gene encoding olfactory receptor 9K2-like, whose protein sequence is MGDKGGNNHSEVTDFILVGIRVRPELQSLLFLLFLIIYGMVLLGNLSMIGIIVTDPRLNAPMYFVLGNLSVIDLSYSTVIVPKAMVNILSHKKTISFAGCVAQLFLYALFMVTEAFVLAAMAYDRFVAICNPLLYSVRLSRSVCIQLVAGSYLCGWVSSILQISVTLSMFFCASRVIDHFYCDSNPIEKISYSNIFMNKMVSFSLAVFIILPTIVVIVISYMYIVSTVVKIRSSEGRKKAFSTCSSHLGVVSLLYGTVSFVYLTPPNNPELRKLASVCYVLFTPMLNPLIYSLRNKDVKDAMKKVLRKKKVLL, encoded by the coding sequence ATGGGTGACAAGGGAGGAAACAACCATTCAGAAGTGACTGACTTCATTCTTGTAGGCATCAGAGTTCGTCCAGAGCTCCAGAGTCTCCTTTTCCTACTATTCCTGATTATTTATGGGATGGTTCTTCTCGGAAACCTTAGTATGATTGGCATCATTGTGACTGATCCCCGGCTGAATGCACCAATGTATTTCGTCCTAGGCAATCTCTCCGTCATCGATCTCTCCTACTCTACTGTTATTGTACCCAAAGCCATGGTCAACATCCTATCTCATAAAAAGACCATATCCTTTGCAGGTTGTGTGGCACAGCTGTTCCTTTATGCACTTTTCATGGTAACAGAGGCCTTTGTTCTGGCAGCCATGGCTTATGACCGCTTCGTTGCCATCTGCAATCCACTCCTCTACTCTGTTCGCCTGTCAAGAAGTGTCTGTATCCAATTGGTGGCTGGTTCCTACCTCTGTGGCTGGGTCAGTTCCATCCTTCAAATCAGTGTCACATTATCCATGTTTTTCTGTGCCTCCCGAGTCATTGATCACTTCTACTGTGATTCAAACCCGATTGAAAAGATATCCTATTCTAATATCTTCATGAATAAGATGGTGTCATTTAGTTTGGCTGTCTTCATTATTTTGCCCACAATAGTTGTCATTGTCATATCTTATATGTACATTGTGTCCACAGTTGTAAAGATCCGCTCcagtgaaggaaggaagaaagcctTCTCCACTTGCAGCTCCCACCTGGGGGTTGTAAGTTTGCTCTATGGGACTGTCTCTTTTGTGTATCTCACACCTCCAAATAACCCTGAACTTCGCAAACTGGCTTCAGTATGTTACGTTTTGTTCACACCTATGTTAAATCCTTTAATCTACTCTTTAAGAAATAAGGATGTTAAAGATGCCATGAAAAAAGTCTTACGGAAGAAAAAAGTTTTACTCTAA